GGTGGAGTTGGCGCTGGTTCTCTAAAGCCGAGAGAACCGGATGACGACCGTAGATCAAGTCGGCTTCTTCCTCTGACGGCGGAAGAGGCGTCTCAATGACTTGGCGCTGCCGGCTTTGGAACGTTCTCTCCTCAGCCGGCCTGCTTGGAATCGTGAGTTTACGGTCGCCTCTTCTCTCCGAAGTGCTGGAAGTTGGGGTGGTTATGCTGCGTTTGCGCTCACCTCTTCTCTCCGAAGTGCTGGAAGTTGGGGTGGTTATGCTGCGTTTACGCTCACCTCTTCTCTCCGAAGTGCTGGAAACTGGGGTGGTTATGACCCGCTTAGACTTGGGTTTGAGGGAAAGTTTGTTGCGTTGGGGTTTGCCTCTGGGGGAGGGGTTTTGCGGTTTCTCTGGCATAGCGTTATACAATTCCTGACTTGTCGAGCTTTGTGATGAATTCCTGACTTTTGGGTCACTTTAGCTGAATTATCCTGGTTACAGTCTGATCAGCGTCAGACGTAGGAAACCTTTAACTATTCAGTTCAAGTGGGTTCAAGTTCCAACTGTGCTAGCAGCTGGGTCAAACGTTGGGGATCGCTCAGGTACAAATATCCGATTAAGGCTTCCAGACTGGTTGCCTGTTGGTAAATTTCTGGAGCGACCCGCTTGGGCCTTCCGAGGGCAGCATTGCGGCCTCGCCGGAGGATGTCTAGTTCTGTGCTCGTGAGGTGAGGTTCAAGTAGGCGTAGATGCCTTGCCTGAGTTTCTGCTCGCACTTGAGCAACGACTTGGTTATGGTAAGTTTGTAAGCGCCTGGGAGGCATGAGATAGGACTTGCGGATATAGAGTTCGTAAACAGCGTCCCCTAAATAGGCTAAGGCTGCTGGTGATATTTGTTGAAGTTGCGCCCATGACAAGGTTTCTGGAGGCAGCTGCATGAACCCTATATTGGCCAGATTCGACGCTGGATTTTCATCTGCGCTTGATGACATGATCCTGCCTCTATCCTTCACAAGCTATCACCGGAGCTGACCTTTGATTAAATGGCTGATAGCCCTAGCCTCCACGCTGATGTTGATTGATTTAATGACATTAGTGTTGTTACTTACCTCATATTATATTGAGTCTGCGGTTTTGACGGGGTGCGGATTGCACGGGGTTTAGGCACTGACCCACGAGCCTCAATTTCCCGTAAAAGCGCTTGGGCCTTGACTTTTTCTGGGGAGTGAAAGATGCACCCTGCACAAACAAGCTATCCAGAAAAAACTGGATAGCTCGCTTCCTCCTTATAAGTCAAGATGACTTGGACGGCTTGATGTTGTTTAAGGCGTCATCAACCGAAGGCTGCAACGACAGAAACTTCTCTAAGCGAACAAGCTTGACAGTCTGAGTCACCCTGGGATTGGTGACAATTTGCAATGTGCCCTCATCGGTTTGGGCTTTCTTAACTAACTGCACCAGAGCGCCCAGCCCGGAACTGTCAACAAAGTCTATCTGAGAGAGATCCAAAATTATATGCTTTGGACCGTCCTCAA
Above is a window of Microcoleus sp. FACHB-672 DNA encoding:
- a CDS encoding ribonuclease III domain-containing protein produces the protein MQLPPETLSWAQLQQISPAALAYLGDAVYELYIRKSYLMPPRRLQTYHNQVVAQVRAETQARHLRLLEPHLTSTELDILRRGRNAALGRPKRVAPEIYQQATSLEALIGYLYLSDPQRLTQLLAQLELEPT
- a CDS encoding STAS domain-containing protein, coding for MTVSLRGTREVKENYQLFRLTGLLDAFSEATFRKVISKCIEDGPKHIILDLSQIDFVDSSGLGALVQLVKKAQTDEGTLQIVTNPRVTQTVKLVRLEKFLSLQPSVDDALNNIKPSKSS